One bacterium DNA segment encodes these proteins:
- a CDS encoding histidine phosphatase family protein, giving the protein MTNGIADRPGRAGWRYLMGVMLLSLLPCGPAGARLPEYDEPIRAVYLIRHGEYDQDDERDPDVGRGLVGLGFAQARLVADRLEAMGVTFTSLQASTMTRARETGEVIATRFPGLALDLHRDIRECTPTTRRLDIMEREDPLEVAACEDSLAVAWGRIFAPAGDVDAHDIVVCHGNVIRWFVTRALAVDTEAWLGMSIANCSLTVIQVKRDGSCKLVAFADAGHIPPRMQTYPGTTAENADSPDW; this is encoded by the coding sequence ATGACCAACGGCATCGCCGACAGGCCCGGTCGCGCCGGGTGGCGGTACTTGATGGGCGTGATGTTGCTGTCGCTGCTCCCCTGTGGCCCGGCGGGTGCCAGACTGCCCGAGTACGACGAGCCGATCCGTGCCGTCTACCTGATCCGCCACGGCGAGTACGACCAGGACGACGAGCGCGATCCGGACGTGGGGCGCGGTCTGGTCGGGCTCGGCTTCGCCCAGGCCCGCCTCGTCGCCGACCGTCTGGAGGCCATGGGCGTGACCTTCACGTCACTGCAGGCCAGCACCATGACCCGCGCCCGCGAGACCGGCGAGGTCATCGCCACGCGCTTTCCCGGGCTGGCGCTTGACCTGCATCGCGACATCCGCGAATGCACGCCGACGACACGGCGCCTCGACATCATGGAGCGCGAGGATCCGCTGGAAGTGGCCGCCTGCGAGGACTCGCTCGCGGTCGCCTGGGGCCGCATCTTCGCCCCCGCCGGCGACGTCGACGCCCACGACATCGTGGTCTGCCACGGCAACGTGATCCGCTGGTTCGTCACGCGCGCCCTCGCCGTCGACACCGAGGCCTGGCTGGGCATGAGCATCGCCAACTGCAGCCTGACGGTGATCCAGGTCAAGCGCGACGGTTCGTGCAAGCTGGTGGCCTTCGCCGATGCGGGGCACATCCCGCCTCGCATGCAGACCTATCCGGGGACGACCGCGGAGAATGCCGATAGTCCGGATTGGTGA
- a CDS encoding hemerythrin family protein, producing the protein MAIMQWSDKWGFGLAEPDADRRELVGLYNEIDLALKRGDSQRTLIAGLTRLLVRAESFFAEEEKFMEAAGYPLWPEHRDEHHDFLQRMRNFESALIEGRLAIDLPVLQFLRHWLTGHLDESDGAFGRFLARNPEALVAVTI; encoded by the coding sequence ATGGCGATCATGCAATGGAGTGACAAATGGGGGTTTGGGCTGGCCGAACCCGATGCGGATCGGCGCGAGCTGGTCGGTCTCTACAACGAGATCGATCTCGCCCTGAAGCGGGGCGACTCGCAGCGGACGCTGATCGCCGGGCTCACGAGGCTCCTGGTGCGGGCCGAGAGCTTCTTCGCCGAAGAGGAGAAGTTCATGGAAGCCGCGGGGTATCCCCTGTGGCCCGAGCATCGCGACGAGCACCACGACTTCCTGCAGCGTATGCGCAACTTCGAGAGCGCGTTGATCGAAGGGCGCCTGGCCATCGATCTGCCGGTCCTGCAGTTCCTGCGGCACTGGCTCACCGGACACCTGGACGAGAGCGACGGCGCGTTCGGGCGGTTCCTGGCGCGCAATCCCGAAGCCCTGGTGGCCGTCACCATCTAG
- a CDS encoding quinol:cytochrome C oxidoreductase, translated as MAHMKRDVSMLDRERLTLGGAGRLLLVAGLVVGVGGLAISYVLGRGADDGMHHFMYAYLLNFMFLLSLSLGALWFVPLQHLTRSSWSTVIRRLAEIVSGTIPVLGLLAVPILLNLDVIYPWADPAHAAGDPLMAHKLGFLSVKWFTFRVVLYFVIWTVLAYVFRRWSAKQDQSGDLSYTFRSERLGGPALLVYGLTQTLAAFDLMMSLDAHWFSTMFGVYWFAGIVAAFFALMTLLTWGLQRSGRLSRIVTVEHYNDYGRAMFAFVFFWAYIAFSQYMLIWYANIPEETGWFLRRQENGWSAVGYLLIFGHWLVPFAGLMSRFTKRRVALMVFWAVWILVMHWVDLFWLIMPELSPGGVPLQLMDVTLLAGLGGLYVAALALLAGDRSLIARRDPRLQESLNFENY; from the coding sequence TTGGCTCACATGAAACGAGACGTTTCCATGCTCGACAGGGAGCGGCTGACGCTGGGCGGCGCCGGCCGGCTGCTGCTGGTCGCCGGGCTGGTCGTGGGCGTCGGGGGGTTGGCGATCAGCTACGTCCTCGGTCGCGGCGCCGACGACGGCATGCATCACTTCATGTACGCCTACCTGCTGAACTTCATGTTCCTGCTGTCGCTGTCGCTGGGCGCGCTGTGGTTCGTGCCCCTGCAGCACCTGACCCGCTCGAGCTGGAGCACCGTCATCCGCCGCCTGGCCGAGATCGTCTCGGGCACGATCCCGGTGCTGGGCCTGCTGGCCGTTCCCATCCTGCTGAACCTGGACGTGATATATCCCTGGGCCGACCCCGCGCACGCCGCCGGCGATCCGCTCATGGCCCACAAGCTGGGATTTTTGAGCGTGAAGTGGTTCACCTTCCGCGTGGTCCTCTACTTCGTGATCTGGACGGTTCTGGCGTACGTGTTCCGCCGCTGGTCGGCGAAGCAGGACCAGAGCGGGGACCTGTCCTACACCTTCCGCAGCGAGAGGCTGGGCGGACCGGCCCTGCTCGTCTACGGCTTGACCCAGACCCTGGCCGCCTTCGACCTGATGATGAGCCTGGACGCGCACTGGTTCAGCACCATGTTCGGCGTCTACTGGTTCGCGGGCATCGTGGCCGCCTTCTTCGCGTTGATGACCCTGCTGACCTGGGGTCTGCAGCGCTCCGGCCGCCTGTCGCGGATCGTGACCGTCGAGCATTACAACGACTACGGCCGCGCCATGTTCGCCTTCGTCTTCTTCTGGGCGTACATCGCCTTCAGCCAGTACATGCTGATCTGGTACGCGAATATCCCGGAGGAGACGGGATGGTTCCTGCGCCGCCAGGAGAACGGCTGGTCTGCCGTGGGCTACCTGCTGATCTTCGGGCACTGGCTGGTGCCCTTCGCGGGGTTGATGTCGCGCTTCACCAAGCGTCGCGTCGCGCTGATGGTCTTCTGGGCGGTGTGGATCCTGGTCATGCACTGGGTGGACCTGTTCTGGCTGATCATGCCCGAGCTCAGCCCTGGTGGCGTGCCTCTGCAATTGATGGATGTGACCCTGCTGGCGGGGCTGGGCGGCCTCTACGTCGCGGCCCTGGCCCTGCTCGCCGGCGACCGGTCGCTGATCGCGCGGCGCGATCCTCGCCTGCAGGAATCGCTGAATTTCGAGAACTACTAG
- a CDS encoding heavy metal translocating P-type ATPase, whose amino-acid sequence MNQKNLTKVTLPVLGMNCASCSATVERVLNEQTPGVGEARVNLALERATVSYDPSVVDLDGLAAAVGHAGFILLLPDAARSTATAQEEAQNAENARQKRDFLLGVACTVPLALLALARGAGWLGDWPDSAWFGWALWLLATPVQFVSGGSFYAGGLRSLRAGGANMDVLVALGSSVAYFHSFTVLLLPGVNGPLDFTTAAMIITLVRLGKLLETRARRRTTGAIRGLLDLVPETARLLRDGGEIVVPVAHVSPGDRVRVRPGDRIPVDGEIESGHAAVDMSAFTGEPLPVDCGPGDAVLGGAIDRDGALTVRATAVGADSALARITRQVERAQEGKAPVQRLADRIAAVFVPVIVTVALITFAAWWYFGGAFLPAMMRLVAVLVVACPCALGLATPTAVVVGTGLGARHGILFRDAASLERTRDVNMLLVDKTGTITEGRPAVTDWVVAGDSPFGEDVLQDLTAAAEAPSEHPVARALAGGASPDRAVDFRATPGKGIEATVDGRRVRVGAPGWVTGGTDLPPDLAARKDELAAAGKTILAVAVDGACVGLTALSDTVREGVAAAVAGLETRGIDVVMLTGDAREAADAVARAVGINQAEASVTPDEKAEFVTEFRADCAVVGMVGDGVNDAPALAAADVGFAMGHGSDIAIEAADVTLVRGDLRDVLLAIRLSRRTMTTIRQNLFWAFCYNVLLVPVAAGALHGVTSMPSVLRDLHPVLAAGAMAASSVSVVLNSLRLGRTRW is encoded by the coding sequence ATGAATCAGAAAAACTTGACCAAGGTGACTTTGCCGGTCCTCGGCATGAACTGCGCGAGCTGCAGTGCGACGGTGGAACGCGTACTCAACGAGCAGACGCCGGGGGTCGGCGAGGCGAGGGTCAATCTCGCCCTGGAGCGGGCCACCGTTTCCTACGATCCCTCGGTGGTCGACCTCGACGGTCTCGCCGCCGCGGTCGGCCATGCCGGCTTCATCCTCCTCTTGCCCGACGCGGCCAGGTCGACGGCGACCGCCCAGGAAGAGGCCCAGAACGCGGAGAACGCCCGTCAGAAACGCGATTTCCTGCTGGGCGTCGCCTGCACCGTGCCCCTGGCCCTACTGGCACTCGCCCGCGGCGCCGGCTGGCTGGGCGACTGGCCCGATTCCGCCTGGTTCGGCTGGGCGCTGTGGCTGCTGGCCACGCCGGTCCAGTTCGTCTCCGGTGGCAGTTTCTACGCCGGCGGGCTGCGCAGCCTGCGCGCCGGCGGCGCCAACATGGACGTGCTGGTGGCCCTCGGCAGCTCGGTGGCCTACTTCCATTCGTTCACGGTGCTCCTGCTGCCCGGCGTGAACGGCCCCCTCGATTTCACGACTGCCGCGATGATCATCACCCTGGTCCGGCTGGGCAAGCTGCTCGAGACGCGCGCCCGCCGTCGCACCACCGGCGCCATCCGCGGACTGCTCGACCTGGTGCCCGAAACGGCCCGCCTGCTGCGCGACGGCGGCGAGATCGTGGTACCGGTGGCACACGTATCGCCGGGCGACCGGGTGCGCGTGCGCCCCGGCGACCGCATCCCCGTCGACGGCGAGATCGAGTCGGGCCACGCCGCGGTGGACATGAGCGCCTTCACGGGCGAACCCCTGCCCGTCGACTGCGGGCCCGGAGATGCGGTCCTCGGGGGAGCCATCGATCGCGATGGCGCGCTGACAGTGCGTGCGACCGCCGTTGGCGCGGACTCGGCGTTGGCCCGCATCACACGCCAGGTCGAGCGCGCCCAGGAGGGCAAGGCACCGGTCCAGAGGCTGGCGGACAGGATCGCGGCCGTCTTCGTGCCGGTGATCGTCACGGTGGCCCTGATCACTTTCGCCGCCTGGTGGTACTTCGGGGGCGCGTTCCTGCCTGCCATGATGAGGCTGGTCGCGGTGCTGGTGGTGGCCTGTCCCTGCGCCCTGGGGTTGGCGACGCCCACCGCCGTGGTGGTCGGCACCGGTCTGGGGGCACGCCACGGCATCCTCTTCCGCGACGCCGCGAGCCTGGAGAGAACCCGGGATGTGAACATGCTGCTGGTTGACAAGACAGGCACCATCACCGAAGGACGGCCGGCCGTGACGGACTGGGTAGTCGCCGGGGACTCGCCGTTCGGCGAGGATGTTCTGCAGGACCTGACGGCGGCCGCGGAAGCCCCCTCCGAACATCCCGTGGCACGCGCCCTGGCCGGCGGCGCCTCGCCGGACCGCGCCGTCGACTTCAGGGCCACCCCGGGCAAGGGCATCGAGGCGACCGTGGACGGCCGGCGCGTGCGCGTGGGCGCTCCCGGCTGGGTCACCGGCGGGACCGACCTGCCGCCCGATCTAGCCGCGCGCAAGGACGAGCTGGCCGCCGCGGGCAAGACCATCCTGGCAGTCGCGGTCGACGGCGCCTGCGTCGGACTGACGGCCTTGAGCGACACGGTGCGCGAGGGCGTCGCGGCCGCGGTGGCAGGACTGGAAACGCGCGGCATCGACGTGGTGATGCTCACCGGCGACGCGCGCGAAGCCGCCGACGCCGTGGCGCGGGCGGTCGGCATCAACCAGGCCGAGGCTTCGGTGACGCCGGACGAGAAGGCGGAGTTCGTGACGGAGTTCCGCGCCGATTGCGCGGTCGTGGGCATGGTGGGTGACGGCGTGAACGACGCCCCCGCCCTGGCCGCCGCCGACGTGGGTTTCGCCATGGGGCACGGCAGCGACATCGCCATAGAGGCGGCCGACGTGACCCTCGTCCGGGGCGACCTGCGCGATGTCCTGCTCGCGATCCGGCTCAGCCGCCGCACCATGACGACCATTCGCCAGAATCTCTTCTGGGCGTTCTGCTACAACGTGCTGCTGGTGCCGGTCGCCGCCGGGGCTTTGCACGGCGTGACGTCCATGCCGTCCGTGTTGCGCGACCTCCACCCCGTCCTGGCCGCGGGCGCCATGGCCGCCAGCTCGGTGTCGGTGGTGCTGAACAGCCTGCGCCTGGGCAGGACTAGATGGTGA
- a CDS encoding cbb3-type cytochrome c oxidase subunit I codes for MSAPWLNSLTSKRVDTLYLAVVVATFVLGGVMALFLHSELIAAGDTLLTPDEFGRFITAHGLLMVFLFLVPAVPAVLGNYALPRLLGADDTAQPALGALSFVLYALGAAATVAAALAGGLDGGWDFFAVFRPDAAPGLAETLLTLGVALTAASMVCNGVNFISTIHRLRPASMGLYDLPVFAWTLYATAVVHILATAALAVVVTIISADAKFAGGLVDPDAGGDPLLPQRWFWLFAHPFVYASVLPAIGVISEALGRFARKRVFAPRTMAAAVALYAAIICLTWGQHLFGSDTDVAATVHSGFALLAVVPAVMFAVSWLGTLYGGAIRFSAALWYALAAIMMLAVSGAGGLLLATPGTGAMLRGSLFASAQFHYLAGGVFFAFLAGLHMWWPGMFGRLYAEGTGKLGALLVCVGYNAAFAPRLLMGLRGARQGWDGLPGDLGTLSVIGGWVLAIGLAVSIGCLLASYRGGESAEGAVVD; via the coding sequence ATGTCGGCCCCGTGGCTAAACAGCTTGACCAGCAAGCGTGTCGACACACTTTATCTGGCGGTTGTCGTGGCGACGTTCGTCCTCGGCGGCGTGATGGCCCTGTTCCTGCATTCTGAGCTGATCGCGGCCGGGGATACCCTGTTGACGCCGGACGAGTTCGGCCGGTTCATCACCGCCCACGGCCTGTTGATGGTCTTCCTCTTCCTGGTGCCCGCCGTTCCCGCCGTGCTCGGCAACTACGCGCTGCCCCGGCTGCTCGGCGCCGATGACACCGCCCAGCCCGCGCTGGGCGCCCTGTCGTTCGTGCTCTATGCGCTGGGTGCGGCGGCCACGGTCGCGGCCGCGTTGGCCGGCGGCCTGGACGGCGGCTGGGACTTCTTCGCCGTCTTCCGGCCCGACGCGGCGCCCGGGCTCGCCGAGACGCTGCTGACGCTCGGCGTGGCCCTCACGGCGGCGAGCATGGTCTGCAACGGCGTCAACTTCATCTCGACGATCCATCGCCTGCGGCCGGCGTCGATGGGCCTGTACGACCTGCCCGTCTTCGCCTGGACCCTGTACGCCACCGCGGTGGTGCACATCCTGGCCACGGCCGCGCTGGCCGTCGTAGTGACGATCATCAGCGCCGACGCGAAGTTCGCCGGGGGACTGGTCGACCCCGACGCGGGTGGCGATCCCCTGCTGCCGCAGCGCTGGTTCTGGCTGTTCGCCCATCCGTTCGTCTACGCGTCGGTGCTGCCCGCGATCGGCGTGATCAGCGAGGCGTTGGGCCGGTTCGCCCGCAAGCGCGTCTTCGCGCCGCGCACCATGGCGGCCGCCGTCGCTCTCTACGCCGCGATCATCTGCCTCACCTGGGGGCAGCATCTCTTCGGCAGCGACACCGACGTCGCGGCCACGGTCCACAGCGGCTTCGCCCTGCTGGCGGTCGTGCCGGCGGTGATGTTCGCCGTGAGCTGGCTGGGCACCCTCTACGGCGGCGCGATCCGTTTCTCTGCGGCCCTGTGGTACGCACTGGCCGCGATCATGATGCTGGCGGTGTCCGGCGCGGGCGGACTGCTGCTGGCCACGCCCGGCACGGGCGCCATGCTGCGCGGCTCGCTCTTCGCGAGCGCCCAGTTCCACTACCTGGCCGGCGGCGTCTTCTTCGCCTTCCTGGCCGGACTGCACATGTGGTGGCCGGGCATGTTCGGGCGGCTCTACGCGGAGGGAACCGGCAAGCTCGGCGCGTTGCTGGTCTGCGTGGGCTACAACGCGGCCTTCGCGCCCCGCCTGCTGATGGGGTTGCGCGGCGCGCGCCAGGGCTGGGACGGCCTGCCCGGCGATCTGGGCACCCTGTCGGTGATTGGCGGCTGGGTGCTGGCGATCGGGCTGGCCGTGTCGATCGGGTGCCTGCTGGCTTCGTACCGCGGCGGAGAGTCCGCCGAGGGCGCGGTCGTCGACTGA
- a CDS encoding c-type cytochrome, with product MILHGLLGASDAPPATVGFHWLPAAATEGAGPVDGLFELILWLGLFASTLLLGLLIAVAVQYRRRGDDAAGLRIRDENLPLTVFAVVVAAAVAVFVFYAGAGVHQDLATPPSDAYAVAAEADSGRVSWIYPNGHRTDSLHVPAARPVVVDMTARDAVYRLSIPAFRLGRDMVPGRETRVWFEAVEPGSYDVFAAAHGDVPGAAYASAITVQEPSDFDQWLAASSDILAGLTPVEGGRKLYEALTCIACHSLDGTKLVGPSFRGLIGSERVFRDGGSALADPDYVRESLLEPQARVVAGFEPVMPSFQGRVGDREVEALVAFMESLDGGVQ from the coding sequence ATGATCCTGCACGGGCTGTTGGGCGCCAGCGACGCGCCGCCGGCGACGGTCGGCTTCCACTGGCTGCCCGCCGCGGCCACCGAGGGCGCGGGTCCGGTGGACGGGCTGTTCGAGCTGATCCTGTGGTTGGGCCTCTTCGCGTCGACCCTGCTGCTGGGGCTGTTGATCGCCGTCGCGGTGCAGTACCGCCGCCGTGGCGACGACGCGGCGGGCCTGCGGATCCGCGACGAGAACCTGCCCCTGACGGTGTTCGCCGTGGTCGTCGCGGCGGCCGTGGCGGTCTTCGTCTTCTACGCCGGCGCCGGCGTCCACCAGGACCTCGCGACGCCCCCGTCCGACGCCTACGCCGTCGCCGCTGAGGCCGATTCGGGCCGCGTGAGCTGGATCTATCCCAACGGCCACCGGACCGATTCCCTGCACGTGCCCGCCGCCCGGCCGGTCGTGGTGGACATGACCGCCCGCGACGCCGTCTACCGCCTGTCGATCCCCGCCTTCCGTCTGGGCCGGGACATGGTCCCCGGGCGCGAGACCCGCGTCTGGTTCGAAGCCGTCGAGCCCGGTTCCTACGACGTCTTCGCCGCCGCCCACGGCGATGTGCCGGGCGCGGCGTACGCGTCGGCGATCACGGTGCAGGAGCCGTCCGATTTCGACCAGTGGCTGGCGGCCAGCTCCGACATCCTGGCGGGCCTGACGCCCGTCGAGGGCGGCCGCAAGCTGTACGAGGCGCTCACCTGCATCGCGTGCCACTCACTGGACGGCACCAAGCTGGTGGGTCCGAGCTTCAGGGGCCTGATCGGTTCCGAGCGCGTCTTCCGGGACGGCGGCAGCGCGCTCGCCGATCCGGACTATGTCCGCGAATCTCTGCTCGAGCCCCAGGCCAGGGTGGTCGCGGGCTTCGAGCCGGTCATGCCCTCGTTCCAGGGACGGGTCGGCGACCGCGAGGTCGAGGCGCTGGTGGCGTTCATGGAGAGCCTGGACGGGGGCGTCCAGTAG